Genomic segment of Candidatus Saccharimonadales bacterium:
GCACCTGCGTTCGGCCCCCTTTTCATGAAGCTTTACATGGCTCGTTTCTGTCGGACTGGTGAGACATTGATGGCGACTGGAGTCCCCATGCTTGAGATGCTTCGTATTTCTGGCAAGGCGGTGGCAAATGTGCAGATTGAGAGATCCATCATGCGTGCTTCAGAGAAAGTGAAGGGTGGTAAAACCCTGTCCGAGGCAATCAAGAACGACGACAACTTCTTACCCCTTGTCCCTCAGATGATTAGCATCGGCGAACAGTCGGGTGCTATCGACAAGATGATGGGGAAGGCGGCAACTTTCTATGAGAACGAACTAGACAATGCAATCAAGTCTATCTCAACAATTATCGAGCCTGCGCTGATGGTCGTGCTAGCTGTCGTTGCTGGTCTCTTAGTTGGTGCCATCCTACTGCCGATCTACGGCCTCGTCGGCCAGAACCTGAATCTCGGATAAGTCTTGCAATATGGAATCTGTTAATATAATGTGGTACTGTTGAACATAAGCGTGTTAAAATTAAACAAATTAAACGAGCTATAAATAAGGAAGGGTGGTTATGAGTAAACTCAATCAGCAGAAAGGATTCACCATCATCGAGGTTGTCCTCGTGCTGGCAATTGCAGGATTAATATTCCTGATCGTCTTTCTTGCCTTGCCGGATCTTGAGCGGGCACGACGAAATACACAACGTAAGAGCGACCTAGGGCACATCGTATCTGCCCTCCAGAGTTATGCATCTAACAATGCTGGAGCATTCCCAACAGCGGCTAACTTCCAGGCATTCCTAAACCAGTATGAGCCCAACATGGCTGACCCGAGCACTAACGTCCAGTATGTCTACACCGCTGCTACGGTAGCACAGCTTGGTAACCCTGCTAAGTTTGCTCATGGCGATGTCGACTACTTCCCAGGCGATGTCTGTACCGCTGGTAGCCCAGCCGGAGGTGATGCCACACAAGTGGCGGTCGTTATGGCCCTCGAACCGGATGGCACTTTCGTCTGTCAATCCAACCAGTAGAAACATAGTTTGACTGGATAAAGTAATAACCCGCGTGAAAGCGCGGGTTATTGTATGTTTCCTGTTACTATAAGATGGTTATGGTAACAGCGCTCTTATTCGTCGTCGGACTTGCTTTCGGCAGTTTCGCAGGGGCCGTCGTCTGGCGCCTTCACGAAGGACGCAACTTTGTAACTGAACGTTCAGAATGCGAAAACTGCCACCACCATCTCAGTGTGGGCGATCTGGTCCCTGTTATTAGCTGGGTGGCGCTCCGGGGAAAGTGTCGGTACTGTCATCACAAGATCTCAGTCGAGCTGCCACTAGTTGAGCTACTAACGGGCTGTCTGTTTGCGCTGTCTTGGATTTATTGGCCGGGCACCCGAAGTGGGGGAGCTTTTATCGTCGACTTCGTATTTTGGTTAGTATTCCTTGTTGGAGCCTTAATATTAACGATCTATGACTTCAAATGGAAGCTACTGCCTGACAAGATCGTCTTTCCGCTTATCGCTCTCGCTCTCATTTATAGATTGCAGGCGTACTTTTTCTTTCATGGTGGGTTTGGCTCTCTTGAGAGTGCCTCATTCGGGGTCGTTATTATGAGTGGTTTCTTTGGGTTGCTTTATCTTCTG
This window contains:
- a CDS encoding type II secretion system protein, yielding MSKLNQQKGFTIIEVVLVLAIAGLIFLIVFLALPDLERARRNTQRKSDLGHIVSALQSYASNNAGAFPTAANFQAFLNQYEPNMADPSTNVQYVYTAATVAQLGNPAKFAHGDVDYFPGDVCTAGSPAGGDATQVAVVMALEPDGTFVCQSNQ
- a CDS encoding prepilin peptidase, yielding MVTALLFVVGLAFGSFAGAVVWRLHEGRNFVTERSECENCHHHLSVGDLVPVISWVALRGKCRYCHHKISVELPLVELLTGCLFALSWIYWPGTRSGGAFIVDFVFWLVFLVGALILTIYDFKWKLLPDKIVFPLIALALIYRLQAYFFFHGGFGSLESASFGVVIMSGFFGLLYLLSRGKWIGLGDVKLGVFLGLVLGAGYGFVALVMSYYIGALAVTPLLISRRLKTRSVVAFGPYLLISFVITFLFGHHITN